From a region of the Candidatus Jettenia caeni genome:
- a CDS encoding two-component sensor kinase, whose amino-acid sequence MNSSLSTRGKFLIFTLCISLIPIAIITTIYFLNARSTLKYQILEQLRAVAESKRLHMLSLMERIKTQTIDFSSDEFIRNCMRRALRGGSFYHDEAIRLNKYFSENKQLLNQHFIAIILVDKYGKVISSTNLNFIDKDMSNNDIFTQGISKSEGKTHIKLHYLSSLNTNCILISTPIISQHNAGLLGVIINVYNLRFLNEITTDRVGMGETGEVYLVNRDKVMLTESRFIEDASLKQKVDTEPIRAFAENNEEIVGIYKDYRGIPVIGASMIIPGYNWVLLAEIDEAEAFAPVRILGIVTLIFGVVVAALVTGAGVIFTISVSGPIKDLKDAVERFADGDLNYPEKIRCKGDIGLLARNFHTIAERLLKEIVERKRVEEMLQHTDIELRQVLSSISDYIWSAEVDKKGTFTYRYYSPVVEKITGRPPEFYVRGPEHWLGTLHPEDRTRLENALIRISVGKSALEEEEYRIIKPDGTIRWVRDSIVAKKGENESIHLHGVVSDITEYKRAEESLRKSKAGFANAQRIAHLGNWEWDIREDKLYWSDELYRIFGLSPDTFTPTYRVFLSFVHGDDRESVKKSLRESICKRKPYTNNLRIILPNGRIRIIHVQTEIISNQRGKVVKMNGTVQDITEFKRIEDELRVLNESLEQRVAERTTELMKVNEELRKEIAERRQAEEALRTNESKYRLLLENLPQKIFYKDKNSVYVSCNQNYAADLSIKSDEIRGKTDYDFYPGAIAEKYRADDKRIMKSGRTEEIEENYIKDGRECIVHTVKTPVKDEKGTVVGILGIFWEKK is encoded by the coding sequence ATGAACTCATCTCTATCTACAAGAGGTAAATTCCTCATATTCACTCTCTGTATTTCCCTCATACCTATAGCGATAATTACAACAATATACTTTCTGAATGCCAGAAGTACACTAAAGTATCAGATTCTTGAACAATTAAGAGCAGTTGCAGAATCAAAAAGGCTTCACATGCTATCCCTTATGGAAAGGATAAAGACACAGACCATAGATTTCAGCTCCGACGAATTCATAAGAAATTGCATGAGAAGGGCTCTTCGCGGAGGTTCCTTTTATCACGATGAGGCAATAAGATTAAACAAATATTTTTCTGAGAATAAGCAACTGCTTAACCAACATTTCATAGCAATAATCCTTGTAGATAAATATGGTAAGGTAATCTCGTCTACCAATCTGAATTTTATTGACAAAGATATGTCAAATAACGATATCTTTACTCAAGGAATAAGTAAAAGCGAAGGTAAAACTCATATTAAACTCCATTACCTCTCTTCCCTTAACACAAATTGTATATTAATTTCTACGCCCATTATTTCTCAACATAACGCAGGGTTGCTCGGTGTTATCATTAATGTCTATAACCTTAGATTCTTGAATGAAATTACAACCGACCGTGTCGGAATGGGGGAAACTGGTGAAGTGTATCTGGTTAATAGAGACAAGGTGATGCTGACCGAATCGAGATTTATAGAAGATGCATCACTGAAGCAGAAAGTAGATACAGAGCCTATTCGTGCCTTTGCGGAGAATAATGAAGAGATAGTTGGTATATATAAAGACTACAGGGGAATACCTGTTATTGGCGCCTCGATGATTATACCCGGATATAATTGGGTGCTTTTGGCAGAGATAGATGAAGCAGAGGCCTTTGCACCAGTAAGGATATTGGGTATTGTTACGCTGATCTTTGGAGTGGTTGTTGCTGCATTGGTTACCGGTGCGGGGGTTATTTTTACTATTTCAGTATCAGGGCCGATTAAGGATTTAAAGGATGCAGTAGAAAGATTTGCTGATGGAGACTTGAATTATCCGGAGAAGATACGTTGCAAGGGAGATATTGGCTTACTGGCCAGGAATTTTCATACAATTGCTGAAAGGCTCTTAAAGGAAATTGTTGAACGGAAACGGGTGGAAGAAATGCTGCAACACACCGACATAGAACTTCGCCAGGTATTGAGTTCGATTTCGGATTATATTTGGAGCGCTGAAGTTGATAAGAAAGGTACATTTACCTATCGTTATTACTCTCCCGTGGTGGAAAAGATCACCGGCCGGCCTCCGGAATTTTATGTACGGGGGCCAGAGCACTGGTTGGGTACTCTACATCCTGAGGATCGAACCAGGCTGGAAAATGCATTAATTCGCATTTCAGTGGGCAAGTCAGCTCTTGAAGAAGAGGAGTACCGGATTATTAAGCCGGATGGAACGATTCGCTGGGTGCGTGATAGTATCGTTGCGAAGAAAGGGGAGAATGAATCTATCCATCTGCATGGTGTGGTATCCGATATTACCGAGTACAAACGGGCGGAGGAATCGTTGCGGAAAAGTAAAGCCGGTTTTGCGAATGCGCAACGAATAGCTCATCTGGGAAACTGGGAATGGGATATCAGGGAAGATAAGCTGTATTGGTCGGATGAGCTTTATCGTATCTTTGGTTTGTCTCCGGATACGTTTACTCCGACTTACAGGGTGTTCCTGAGTTTTGTTCATGGAGACGACAGAGAGTCTGTGAAAAAATCTCTTCGTGAATCTATCTGTAAGAGAAAGCCTTATACTAATAATCTCCGTATTATTTTACCAAACGGCCGGATACGCATCATTCATGTACAGACTGAGATCATAAGTAATCAGAGAGGCAAGGTGGTTAAAATGAATGGAACGGTTCAAGATATTACTGAATTTAAGCGCATAGAAGATGAACTGAGAGTGCTGAATGAATCTTTAGAGCAACGGGTGGCAGAGCGGACTACGGAACTCATGAAGGTAAATGAGGAATTACGGAAAGAGATTGCAGAGCGAAGACAGGCAGAGGAGGCATTGCGTACAAATGAAAGTAAGTATCGTTTGCTCTTAGAGAACCTGCCACAAAAGATATTTTACAAGGATAAAAATTCAGTATATGTGTCTTGTAATCAAAATTACGCTGCGGATCTATCGATAAAATCGGATGAGATTAGAGGAAAAACGGATTATGATTTCTATCCCGGGGCAATAGCTGAAAAATACCGGGCGGATGATAAAAGGATTATGAAATCAGGGCGAACAGAGGAAATAGAAG